The following coding sequences are from one Ornithodoros turicata isolate Travis chromosome 1, ASM3712646v1, whole genome shotgun sequence window:
- the LOC135374380 gene encoding uncharacterized protein LOC135374380: MKEIEAYCEDSGACLNKDKSIGIWAGQWGSTPITLEGIKWQCEPSVYLGVPLQESRNPNKMWTELCKKVRTRANMSKVEEMSIFQRAAVCNVFLVAKLVYWLQVMQCSRAKLQQFHRVFASFIWKSNFESMRRSNLFKPVCDGGVGLQHLFVKQLIMRLFFFRRCRHPVLRSMLQSVGYVHLPEIVVATVKRTFSVSGFYKEVVESIRFLLTRFSPEYLFSVSRSKLTVDLVDCLFPVPVYRQILDEWSGLDVLCRVRKMPIKPVMKTFFFKIHTNTLPVKAWLAQKGIFLPWSVNCRYCKEPETIEHVFLYCTEAQFMWDDLSRAIGKRIRLNPHTMRYLPLIEKSGSRYDTLCVIAMFSLWKLVIAGRNEEPMRTPMTYIADELIQMKRFAEIRGHVPDWMEKFCVSVAPRQSSLFT; the protein is encoded by the coding sequence ATGAAGGAAATTGAGGCATACTGCGAAGATTCCGGTGCGTGCCTTAACAAAGACAAGTCTATTGGAATATGGGCTGGACAGTGGGGGTCGACACCGATAACGCTTGAGGGTATCAAATGGCAATGCGAACCCAGTGTATATTTAGGAGTGCCGCTGCAGGAATCTCGAAACCCAAACAAGATGTGGACGGAACTGTGCAAGAAAGTGCGGACCCGTGCGAACATGTCCAAAGTAGAGGAAATGTCCATTTTTCAAAGGGCAGCTGTGTGTAATGTATTTTTAGTGGCAAAACTTGTCTACTGGTTGCAGGTGATGCAGTGCTCACGGGCGAAGTTGCAACAATTTCATAGGGTTTTTGCGAGTTTTATATGGAAATCCAACTTTGAATCGATGCGAAGAAGCAACCTTTTCAAACCTGTGTGTGACGGAGGCGTGGGATTGCAGCATCTTTTCGTTAAGCAATTGATAATGAGACTGTTTTTCTTTCGTCGGTGCAGGCACCCTGTGTTGCGTAGCATGTTACAGAGTGTCGGCTATGTGCACCTCCCAGAGATTGTTGTAGCAACAGTTAAACGTACCTTCTCGGTGTCCGGTTTCTACAAAGAAGTGGTGGAAAGCATCCGTTTTCTTTTGACGAGGTTTTCACCAGAATATTTATTCAGTGTCTCAAGGTCGAAACTCACAGTAGACCTAGTAGACTGTCTTTTCCCTGTGCCAGTCTATCGACAAATTCTGGATGAATGGTCGGGATTGGATGTATTATGCAGAGTGAGGAAAATGCCAATCAAACCTGTAATGAAAACGTTTTTCTTTAAGATACATACCAATACATTACCTGTGAAAGCCTGGCTAGCACAGAAGGGCATCTTTTTACCCTGGTCTGTTAACTGCAGGTACTGTAAAGAGCCAGAAACAATTGAACATGTCTTTTTGTACTGTACGGAAGCACAGTTTATGTGGGATGATCTGAGTAGAGCCATAGGGAAAAGAATTCGACTCAACCCACACACGATGCGGTATCTCCCATTGATAGAAAAGTCGGGATCACGGTACGATACACTCTGTGTGATTGCTATGTTTTCCTTGTGGAAGTTGGTAATTGCTGGGAGAAATGAGGAGCCCATGAGAACACCCATGACCTATATAGCGGATGAGCTCATCCAAATGAAGCGTTTTGCGGAAATTAGAGGGCACGTACCGGACTGGATGGAGAAATTTTGTGTTAGTGTGGCTCCAAGACAGAGCTCACTTTTTACTTAA